The following proteins come from a genomic window of Rutidosis leptorrhynchoides isolate AG116_Rl617_1_P2 chromosome 10, CSIRO_AGI_Rlap_v1, whole genome shotgun sequence:
- the LOC139871616 gene encoding rho guanine nucleotide exchange factor 8-like translates to MTSTDEQEAIIDGNDPVSKAKRKRAEMEQMKERFAKLLLGEDMSGGGKGVSSALALSNAITNLAASAFGEQHKLAPMAEDRKKRWRREVGWLLSVTDYIVEFVPSQQTSKDGANMEVMMTKQRGDLRMNIPALKKLDAMLIGCLDNFRNQNQFWYVSKDADESEKGVQRMDKWWLPTVKVPPEGLSEESRKWMQYQKDCVNQVLKASMAINAEILAEMEIPENYIDTLPKNGRESLGDAIYKNITVEFFDPGQFLSTMDLSSELNVLDLKNKIEASIVIWKRKMHQKDSKSSWSTSISLEKRELFEERAETILLLLKQRFPGLPQSSLEISKIEYNKDVGHAILESYSRVLESLASAVMNRIEDVLYADNVAQDPSLKASRGPSNESNGQTLGQNQGQPPSESPTSMTLSDFMGWSVEQEGSTTNSNATPKSDDTETEKYQSKSAKILARTKNSYMEKLEAYKLRSPTTRH, encoded by the exons ATGACATCAACAGATGAACAAGAAGCTATAATAGATGGCAACGATCCGGTTTCAAAGGCAAAAAGAAAACGTGCCG AAATGGAACAAATGAAAGAAAGGTTTGCTAAACTTCTTTTGGGAGAAGATATGTCAGGTGGTGGAAAAGGGGTTTCATCAGCTTTGGCTTTATCCAATGCCATTACAAATCTTGCAG CTTCTGCATTTGGAGAACAACATAAACTTGCTCCAATGGCGGAAGATAGAAAAAAGAGATGGAGAAGAGAAGTTGGTTGGCTTCTATCCGTGACTGATTATATCGTCGAATTTGTCCCTTCTCAACAAACATCTAAAGACGGAGCAAATATGGAG GTTATGATGACGAAACAAAGAGGTGATCTCAGGATGAACATCCCTGCTCTAAAGAAGTTAGATGCGATGCTCATT GGTTGCCTAGACAATTTCAGAAATCAAAATCAGTTCTGGTATGTATCTAAAGATGCAGATGAATCCGAAAAAGGAGTTCAAAGAATGGATAAATGGTGGCTACCAACAGTCAAAGTTCCACCCGAAGGTCTTTCTGAAGAATCAAGAAAATGGATGCAATATCAAAAAGATTGCGTTAACCAAGTTTTAAAAGCTTCCATGGCCATCAACGCAGAGATACTTGCAGAAATGGAGATACCCGAGAACTATATTGATACTCTTCCTAAG AACGGTAGAGAAAGTCTTGGAGATGCGATCTACAAGAATATTACAGTCGAGTTTTTTGACCCAGGGCAGTTTCTATCAACCATGGATCTTTCATCGGAGTTGAATGTTCTTGATCTTAAAAACAAGATTGAAGCTTCTATAGTTATATGGAAAAGGAAGATGCATCAAAAGGACTCGAAATCTTCTTGGAGTACATCGATAAGTTTAGAGAAACGAGAGCTGTTTGAAGAGAGAGCCGAAACAATATTACTCCTGTTGAAACAGCGATTCCCGGGACTTCCTCAATCATCACTCGAAATCAGCAAAATAGAGTACAATAAA GATGTTGGTCACGCAATCTTGGAGAGCTATTCACGAGTGTTGGAGAGTTTAGCAAGTGCGGTGATGAACCGCATTGAGGATGTACTCTACGCAGATAATGTGGCACAAGATCCATCATTAAAAGCATCCCGAGGACCCTCGAATGAATCTAATGGTCAAACATTGGGTCAAAATCAAGGTCAACCTCCTTCAGAATCACCTACATCGATGACATTATCAGATTTTATGGGGTGGAGTGTCGAACAAGAAGGTTCAACCACAAACAGCAACGCTACGCCTAAATCAGATGACACCGAAACCGAAAAGTATCAGAGCAAATCAGCAAAGATATTGGCAAGAACAAAGAATTCATATATGGAAAAGTTAGAGGCTTATAAACTAAGAAGCCCAACAACGCGTCATTAG
- the LOC139871617 gene encoding aspartate aminotransferase, cytoplasmic: protein MSSVFSQIARAPEDPILGVTVAYNKDSDPSKLNLGVGAYRTEEGKPLVLNVVRQAEQKLVNDPSRVKEYLPIVGLADFNKCSAKLIFGADSPAIQENRVVTVQCLSGTGSLRVGGEFLAKHYFEKTVYIPSPTWGNHTKIFTLAGLTVKTYRYYDPATRGLDFQGLLEDLGNAPSGAIVLLHACAHNPTGVDPTIEQWEEIRKLMRSKGLLPFFDSAYQGFASGSLDADAQSVRMFVADGGECFAAQSYAKNMGLYAERVGALSIVCKEADVASRVESQLKLVIRPMYSNPPLHGASIVATILKDSNLYNEWTLELKAMADRIISMRKQLLEALQAKGTPGDWTHIIKQIGMFTFTGLNAEQVAFMTKEYHIYMTSDGRISMAGLSSKTIPHLANAMHAAVTRMA, encoded by the exons ATGTCTTCTGTTTTTTCACAAATTGCCCGTGCTCCTGAAGATCCTATCTTAGGG GTTACTGTTGCTTATAACAAAGATTCGGACCCATCAAAGTTAAATTTGGGTGTAGGTGCTTATCGAACTGAG GAAGGAAAACCTCTGGTTCTCAATGTTGTTAGACAAGCAGAACAAAAGCTCGTTAATGACCC GTCTCGTGTTAAGGAGTATCTTCCCATTGTTGGACTTGCAGATTTTAATAAGTGTAGTGCCAAGCTCATTTTTGGTGCTGATAG CCCTGCGATTCAAGAGAATCGAGTCGTTACAGTGCAGTGCTTGTCTGGTACTGGCTCACTGAGGGTTGGTGGAGAGTTTCTTGCAAAGCATTATTTTGAA AAAACAGTATACATTCCGTCCCCGACATGGGGAAACCATACAAAAATCTTTACTTTAGCAGGATTGACAGTGAAGACATACCGTTACTATGACCCTGCAACACGTGGGCTTGACTTCCAAG GCCTTTTGGAAGATTTGGGTAATGCACCATCAGGAGCGATAGTTCTTCTTCACGCATGTGCTCACAACCCGACAGGTGTTGATCCAACCATTGAGCAATGGGAGGAGATCAGAAAGTTAATGAGATCAAAAGGGTTGTTACCCTTTTTTGACAGTGCGTATCAG GGTTTTGCCAGTGGGAGCCTAGATGCAGATGCACAGTCTGTTCGTATGTTTGTTGCTGATGGTGGTGAATGCTTTGCAGCTCAGAGTTATGCTAAAAATATGGGACTTTATGCTGAACGTGTTGGAGCCCTTAGCATT GTTTGCAAAGAAGCTGATGTTGCAAGCAGGGTAGAGAGCCAACTTAAACTCGTAATTAGGCCAATGTATTCGAATCCACCTCTTCATGGTGCATCCATCGTGGCAACTATACTTAAGGACAG TAACTTATACAATGAGTGGACTCTTGAGCTGAAAGCAATGGCTGATCGCATTATCAGTATGCGCAAACAGTTATTGGAGGCCCTACAAGCAAAAG GAACACCTGGTGATTGGACCCACATTATTAAGCAGATCGGAATGTTCACGTTTACAGGACTGAATGCTGAACAAGTTGCTTTTATGACTAAAGAATATCATATCTACATGACTTCTGATGG GAGAATCAGCATGGCTGGTCTCAGTTCGAAGACCATTCCTCATCTTGCGAATGCTATGCATGCTGCTGTTACCCGCATGGCGTAA
- the LOC139871615 gene encoding proline-rich receptor-like protein kinase PERK15: protein MSSPPPVTSPAPTTPVTPPPAGTTSPPPAAAAAPPPTTPSSPPPAASSPPAPISPTASPPPPDTPSPAISPPAPPTSAAPPPSTTSPPSPPAPPTSRNSPPSPQGRSPPSPPAPRGGSTSPPTTSSSDNNSSSWISTGVVVGIAIGGVLILVVFTILFLCCKKKRKRSAAPAGYYVPPPPKVDSYGGPPQQWQQNAPPPTDHLVTIPPMTARPPHSPVHVPAQPPQPPAFISSSGGSGSNYSGGSTPLPPPSPGMSLGFSKSTFTYEELSMATDGFSEANLLGQGGFGYVHRGVLPNGKEVAVKQLKIGSGQGEREFQAEVEIISRVHHKHLVSLVGYCMTGAQRLLVYEFVPNNTMEFHLHGKNRPVMEFPSRLRIALGAAKGLAYLHEDCHPKIIHRDIKAANILLDFNFEAKVADFGLAKITSDVATHVSTRVMGTFGYLAPEYAASGKLTDKSDVFSFGVMLLELITGRRPVDSAQTFMDDSLVDWARPLLTRAIDDGNFDAIADSRLHKEYNHNEMARMVSCAAACVRHSARRRPRMSQVVRALEGDVSLSDLNEGIRPGHSSAFGSHGSSDYDTMQYNDDMVKFRKMALGGTQEYAGSEYSRPTSEYGLYPSGSSDAGGDTREMEMGKYKRDGPSYSEGF, encoded by the exons ATGTCTTCTCCACCGCCGGTGACATCTCCGGCACCCACAACACCAGTTACCCCACCACCAGCTGGCACCACTTCACCACCACCCGCCGCCGCGGCagccccaccacccaccaccccttCTTCTCCCCCTCCGGCAGCTTCTTCACCACCAGCCCCTATTTCACCTACAGCTTCTCCGCCACCGCCTGACACTCCATCTCCGGCAATCTCACCGCCTGCGCCACCTACATCCGCCGCCCCACCTCCGTCCACCACATCTCCACCGTCTCCACCGGCGCCACCCACTTCAAGAAATAGTCCACCGTCTCCTCAGGGAAGATCTCCGCCATCTCCGCCGGCGCCTAGGGGCGGTTCCACCAGCCCTCCGACGACATCGTCGTCGGATAATAATAGTTCTTCCTGGATTTCAACTGGTGTTGTAGTTGGGATTGCAATTGGTGGGGTTTTGATACTTGTTGTATTTACCATATTGTTTCTTTGTTGTAAAAAGAAGAGAAAGAGAAGTGCAGCCCCTGCTGGTTACTATGTTCCACCACCACCTAAAG TTGATTCTTATGGAGGTCCAcctcaacaatggcaacaaaatgcACCACCACCTACTGATCATCTTGTAACAATACCCCCAATGACAGCTAGACCACCACATTCACCTGTCCATGTTCCAGCTCAGCCTCCACAACCACCGGCATTTATAAGCAGCAGTGGTGGTTCTGGGTCGAATTATTCGGGCGGGTCGACTCCACTTCCTCCACCGTCTCCTGGTATGTCACTAGGGTTTTCGAAGAGCACGTTCACTTACGAGGAATTATCAATGGCCACAGATGGATTTTCAGAAGCTAATCTTCTGGGGCAAGGCGGGTTTGGGTATGTGCATAGAGGTGTGCTTCCGAATGGTAAAGAAGTGGCGGTTAAGCAGTTGAAAATAGGTAGTGGACAGGGTGAACGTGAATTTCAGGCTGAAGTTGAAATAATTAGTCGCGTTCATCATAAACATCTTGTGTCTTTGGTTGGATATTGCATGACCGGAGCTCAAAGATTGCTTGTTTATGAGTTTGTTCCAAATAACACAATGGAGTTCCACTTACATG GAAAGAATCGCCCTGTAATGGAATTCCCTTCAAGATTGCGAATTGCACTTGGAGCTGCGAAAGGACTAGCTTATCTCCATGAGGACT GCCATCCTAAGATTATTCATCGTGACATTAAAGCTGCTAATATTCTTCTTGATTTCAATTTTGAAGCAAAG GTTGCCGATTTTGGGCTTGCCAAAATTACTTCTGATGTTGCTACCCACGTTTCAACCCGAGTGATGGGAACTTTTGG GTACCTAGCTCCAGAGTATGCTGCCTCTGGAAAACTGACAGATAAATCTGATGTTTTCTCCTTCGGGGTCATGCTTTTGGAACTGATCACCGGACGCAGACCCGTTGATTCAGCTCAGACGTTTATGGACGATAGTTTAGTAGATTGG GCAAGGCCTTTGCTGACCCGTGCAATCGATGATGGAAACTTCGACGCTATAGCCGATTCACGTCTACACAAAGAATACAACCACAACGAAATGGCCCGTATGGTTTCTTGTGCCGCGGCCTGTGTTCGTCACTCAGCCCGTCGCAGGCCCAGGATGAGCCAGGTGGTTCGAGCATTGGAAGGAGACGTCTCACTCTCTGACCTAAATGAAGGGATCCGACCTGGACACAGCTCAGCATTCGGGTCCCACGGAAGCTCAGACTATGACACAATGCAGTACAATGATGACATGGTTAAGTTCAGGAAAATGGCTTTAGGAGGTACACAAGAGTATGCGGGTAGTGAATATAGCCGACCCACGAGTGAATACGGGTTGTATCCATCCGGATCCAGTGATGCAGGGGGAGATACTCGTGAAATGGAAATGGGTAAGTATAAAAGAGACGGGCCGAGTTATAGTGAAGGATTTTGA